From the Pseudomonas putida genome, one window contains:
- the narI gene encoding respiratory nitrate reductase subunit gamma: MSNVNLLVFGVYPYIALAVCLIGSWARFDLSQYSWKAGSSQIFSQTPADQRYMRVASNLFHVGVLFILAGHFVGLLTPEAVYHRFIGTAEKQLLAMVSGGFFGVLCFFGLIMLLYRRVFNPRVRASSSFSDIMILVVLLVQLSLGLMTIVASTQHLDGSVMVMLADWAQYTVTLQPQLAAQAIAPVGLVYKLHVALGLTLFVLFPFTRLVHFVSAPVWYLGRRYQIVRQKG; this comes from the coding sequence ATGTCTAACGTCAACCTGCTGGTGTTCGGGGTCTACCCGTACATTGCCCTGGCTGTTTGCCTGATCGGCAGCTGGGCACGCTTCGACCTGTCGCAGTACAGCTGGAAGGCCGGCTCCAGCCAGATCTTCAGCCAGACCCCGGCGGACCAGCGCTACATGCGCGTGGCCAGCAACCTGTTCCACGTCGGCGTGCTGTTCATCCTGGCCGGCCACTTCGTCGGCCTGCTGACCCCTGAGGCGGTTTACCACCGCTTCATCGGCACCGCCGAGAAGCAGCTGCTGGCGATGGTTTCGGGTGGTTTCTTCGGCGTGCTGTGCTTCTTCGGCCTGATCATGCTGCTGTACCGCCGGGTGTTCAACCCACGGGTTCGGGCCAGTTCGAGTTTCTCCGACATCATGATCCTGGTGGTGCTGCTGGTGCAGCTGTCGCTTGGCCTGATGACCATCGTTGCCTCCACCCAGCACCTGGATGGCTCGGTGATGGTGATGCTGGCCGACTGGGCGCAATACACCGTGACCCTGCAGCCGCAGCTGGCCGCACAGGCCATCGCCCCGGTAGGCCTGGTGTACAAGCTGCACGTGGCGTTGGGCCTGACCCTGTTCGTGCTGTTCCCGTTTACCCGCCTGGTGCACTTCGTCAGCGCCCCGGTGTGGTACCTGGGCCGGCGCTACCAGATCGTGCGGCAAAAAGGCTGA
- the narH gene encoding nitrate reductase subunit beta — MKIRSQVGMVLNLDKCIGCHTCSITCKNVWTSREGMEYAWFNNVESKPGIGYPKEWENQDKWKGGWVRNRDGSINPRIGGKFRVLANIFANPDLPAIDDYYEPFDFDYQHLHTAPQAKHQPVARPRSLISGQRMEKIEWGPNWEEILGTEFAKRRKDKNFDQVQADIYGEYENTFMMYLPRLCEHCLNPACAASCPSGAIYKREEDGIVLIDQEKCRGWRMCISGCPYKKIYFNWKSGKSEKCIFCYPRIEAGMPTVCSETCVGRIRYLGVLLYDADRIFEVASTAGEQDLYRKQLEIFLDPNDPKVIEQALKDGVPRSVIEAAQQSPVYKMAVDWQLALPLHPEYRTLPMVWYVPPLSPIQNAAAAGSVSMDGVLPDVDSLRIPVRYLANMLTAGDEEPVRLALKRLLAMRAYKRAEQVDGIRDLQVLESVGLTQAQCEDMYRYLAIANYEDRYVVPSAHREEAMSDAFAERSGCGFSFGSGCGGSSDTNMFGAKKANRRDVLKTVQLWEK; from the coding sequence ATGAAGATTCGTTCGCAAGTCGGCATGGTCCTGAACCTGGACAAGTGCATCGGCTGCCACACCTGCTCGATCACCTGCAAGAACGTCTGGACCAGCCGCGAAGGTATGGAATACGCCTGGTTCAACAACGTCGAGAGCAAACCCGGCATCGGCTACCCGAAGGAATGGGAAAACCAGGACAAATGGAAAGGCGGCTGGGTGCGTAACCGCGACGGTTCGATCAACCCGCGCATCGGCGGCAAGTTCCGGGTGCTGGCGAATATCTTCGCCAACCCCGACCTGCCCGCCATCGACGACTATTACGAGCCGTTCGACTTCGATTACCAGCACCTGCACACCGCGCCCCAGGCCAAGCACCAGCCGGTGGCGCGGCCACGTTCGCTGATCTCCGGCCAGCGCATGGAGAAGATCGAGTGGGGCCCGAACTGGGAAGAGATCCTCGGCACCGAATTCGCCAAGCGGCGCAAGGACAAGAACTTCGACCAGGTGCAGGCAGACATCTACGGTGAGTACGAAAACACCTTCATGATGTACCTGCCGCGCCTGTGCGAGCACTGCCTGAACCCGGCCTGCGCGGCCTCGTGCCCCAGCGGCGCGATCTACAAGCGCGAGGAGGACGGCATCGTCCTCATCGACCAGGAAAAGTGCCGCGGCTGGCGCATGTGCATCAGCGGCTGCCCGTACAAGAAGATCTACTTCAACTGGAAGAGCGGCAAGTCCGAGAAGTGCATCTTCTGCTACCCGCGCATCGAGGCCGGCATGCCGACCGTATGCTCGGAAACCTGTGTCGGGCGCATCCGCTACCTGGGAGTGCTGCTGTATGACGCCGACCGTATCTTTGAGGTGGCCAGCACCGCAGGCGAACAGGACCTGTACCGCAAGCAGCTGGAAATTTTCCTCGACCCCAACGACCCCAAGGTCATCGAACAGGCCTTGAAGGACGGCGTGCCGCGCTCGGTCATCGAGGCCGCGCAGCAATCGCCGGTCTACAAGATGGCCGTGGACTGGCAGCTGGCGCTGCCACTGCACCCTGAATACCGCACCTTGCCGATGGTCTGGTACGTGCCGCCGCTGTCGCCGATCCAGAACGCCGCTGCGGCCGGCAGCGTGAGCATGGATGGTGTGCTGCCCGACGTCGACAGCCTGCGCATTCCGGTGCGCTACCTGGCCAACATGCTGACGGCGGGTGATGAAGAGCCGGTACGCCTGGCCCTCAAGCGCCTGTTGGCAATGCGCGCCTACAAGCGCGCTGAACAGGTGGACGGCATCCGCGACCTGCAGGTGCTGGAGTCGGTCGGCCTGACCCAGGCCCAGTGCGAGGACATGTACCGCTACCTTGCCATCGCCAACTACGAAGACCGCTACGTGGTGCCGTCGGCGCACCGCGAAGAGGCCATGAGCGACGCCTTCGCCGAACGTTCCGGTTGTGGCTTCAGCTTTGGCAGCGGCTGCGGCGGCAGCTCCGACACCAACATGTTCGGGGCGAAAAAGGCCAACCGTCGCGACGTACTCAAGACCGTCCAGCTGTGGGAGAAATGA
- the narJ gene encoding nitrate reductase molybdenum cofactor assembly chaperone: MRILKVIALLLDYPDEALVQGYEELAVAIDTAREISPAQRAALRCLLDELAGDDTMEVQARYDGLFERGRAVSLLLFEHVHGESRDRGQAMVDLMAQYEEAGFAIGVRELPDYIPLYLEYLSTRDDLTAREGLADVAHLLALLAARLEERDSRYAACLRALLQIAGVNPQTVMEAARERVVEELRDDSLEAMDKVWEEEAVDFLKAEQQERCPSQPRAPGKAREEVPVPLHWVDFKQGGPDTPAWEVHNV; the protein is encoded by the coding sequence ATGCGCATTCTCAAGGTGATTGCCCTGTTGCTCGACTACCCCGATGAGGCGTTGGTCCAGGGCTACGAAGAACTGGCGGTTGCGATCGACACCGCCCGCGAGATCAGCCCGGCGCAGCGTGCGGCCCTGCGGTGCCTGCTCGACGAACTGGCCGGCGACGACACCATGGAGGTGCAGGCCCGTTACGACGGCCTGTTCGAGCGTGGCCGCGCTGTGTCGCTGTTGCTGTTCGAGCATGTGCACGGTGAGTCTCGCGATCGTGGCCAGGCCATGGTCGACCTGATGGCCCAGTACGAGGAAGCGGGTTTTGCCATCGGCGTGCGTGAGCTGCCCGACTACATCCCGCTGTACCTGGAGTACCTGTCCACCCGCGACGACCTGACCGCCCGCGAAGGGCTGGCCGACGTGGCACACCTGCTGGCGCTGCTGGCTGCACGCCTGGAAGAGCGCGACAGCCGCTATGCCGCGTGCCTGCGCGCCTTGTTGCAGATTGCCGGGGTCAACCCACAAACGGTAATGGAGGCAGCCCGCGAGCGTGTGGTGGAAGAGCTACGCGACGATTCGCTGGAGGCCATGGACAAGGTTTGGGAGGAGGAGGCCGTGGACTTCCTCAAGGCTGAGCAGCAGGAGCGTTGCCCGAGCCAGCCACGGGCGCCGGGCAAGGCGCGTGAAGAGGTGCCGGTGCCGTTGCACTGGGTCGATTTCAAGCAAGGCGGGCCGGATACCCCGGCCTGGGAGGTGCACAATGTCTAA
- a CDS encoding nitrate reductase subunit alpha, translated as MSHLLDQMRFFKRKQGEFANGHGETRKESRDWENVYRSRWQYDKIVRSTHGVNCTGSCSWKIYVKNGLITWETQQTDYPRTRNDLPNHEPRGCPRGASYSWYIYSANRLKYPKVRKPLLKLWREARRTLAPVEAWASIVSDPAKAESYKSQRGMGGFVRSSWEEVNEIIAAANVHTVKAHGPDRVVGFSPIPAMSMVSYAAGARYLSLIGGVCLSFYDWYCDLPPASPQVWGEQTDVPESADWYNSNYIIAWGSNVPQTRTPDAHFFTEVRYKGTKTVAITPDYAEVAKLTDLWLNPKQGTDAALAQAFAHVIFKEFHLDTPSDYFRDYARRYTDLPMLVLLEERGEGYSADRFLRASDLADNLGQANNPEWKTIAVDDISAGLVSPQGAIGYRWGEKGKWNIEAREGGGGRDTILRLSLLGDGEAAQVAFPYFGGQYHEHFAAAPGDEIQLRRVPVRSLTLADGRQAKVATVFDLMAANLGIDRGLGGGNVASSYDDASVPGTPAWQEQITGVSREKAIQVAREFAENADKTHGRSMIIVGAAMNHWYHMDMNYRGLINMLMLCGCVGQTGGGWAHYVGQEKLRPQCGWLPLAFGLDWSRPPRQMNGTSFFYNHSSQWRHEKMSIHEVLSPLADKSQFPEHMLDYNIRAERAGWLPSAPQLNRNPLQVTRDAAAAGMPAKDYVLKSLQDGSLRFACEQPDNPANFPRNMFIWRSNLLGSSGKGHEYMLKYLLGTRNGVMNEDLGKRGGFKPNEAEWVEEGAIGKLDLVTTLDFRMSSTCMYSDIVLPTATWYEKDDMNTSDMHPFIHPLSAAIDPAWEARSDWEIYKGIAKAFSAMSEGQLGVEQDLVTVPLLHDSPGELAQPFGGSDWKTEGVAPVPGLNCPNMTVVERDYPATYKKFTSLGPLLDKLGNGGKGINWNTEHEVEHLGELNHTVRDEGVSQGRPQIESAIDAAEVILSLAPETNGHVAVKAWAALSEFTGRDHSHLALPKEHEAIRFRDIQAQPRKIISSPTWSGLEDEHVSYNAGYTNVHELIPWRTITGRQQFYQDHPWMQAFGEQLQSYRPPINTRTVDYVKGKKPNGNPEIALNWITPHQKWGIHSTYSDNLIMLTLSRGGPIVWMSEIDAKKVGIEDNDWIECFNANGALTARAVVSQRVKEGMVMMYHAQERIVNVPGAESTKTRGGHHNSVTRVVLKPTHMIGGYAQQAYGFNYYGTVGCNRDEFVVVRKMSKVDWLDGTDVGGLGGDALPQPLPKDI; from the coding sequence ATGAGCCACCTACTCGACCAGATGCGCTTCTTCAAGCGCAAGCAGGGTGAGTTTGCCAACGGCCACGGCGAAACCCGCAAGGAATCCCGCGACTGGGAAAACGTCTACCGTTCGCGCTGGCAGTACGACAAGATCGTGCGTTCCACCCACGGGGTGAACTGCACCGGGTCGTGCTCCTGGAAGATTTACGTGAAAAACGGCCTGATCACTTGGGAAACCCAGCAGACCGACTACCCACGCACCCGCAACGACCTGCCCAACCACGAACCCCGTGGTTGCCCGCGCGGCGCCAGTTACAGCTGGTACATCTACAGTGCCAACCGCCTGAAATACCCCAAGGTACGCAAGCCGCTGCTCAAGCTGTGGCGCGAGGCGCGTCGCACGCTGGCACCGGTCGAAGCCTGGGCCAGCATCGTCAGCGACCCGGCCAAGGCCGAGTCGTACAAGAGCCAGCGCGGCATGGGCGGCTTCGTGCGTTCCAGCTGGGAGGAAGTCAACGAGATCATCGCCGCTGCCAACGTGCACACCGTCAAGGCGCATGGCCCGGACCGGGTGGTGGGCTTCTCGCCGATCCCGGCGATGTCGATGGTCAGCTATGCCGCCGGTGCCCGCTACCTGTCGTTGATCGGTGGCGTGTGCCTGTCGTTCTACGACTGGTACTGCGACCTGCCGCCAGCCTCGCCGCAAGTGTGGGGTGAGCAGACCGACGTGCCGGAGTCGGCCGACTGGTACAACTCCAACTACATCATCGCCTGGGGTTCCAACGTTCCGCAGACCCGCACCCCGGATGCGCACTTCTTCACCGAGGTGCGCTACAAGGGCACCAAGACCGTGGCCATCACCCCGGACTACGCCGAAGTGGCCAAGCTCACCGACCTTTGGCTCAACCCCAAGCAAGGCACCGATGCCGCGCTGGCCCAGGCTTTCGCGCATGTCATCTTCAAGGAATTCCACCTCGATACGCCGAGCGACTACTTCCGCGACTATGCCAGGCGCTACACCGACCTGCCGATGCTGGTGCTGCTCGAAGAGCGGGGCGAAGGCTACAGCGCCGACCGCTTCCTGCGCGCATCGGACCTTGCCGACAACCTTGGCCAGGCCAACAACCCCGAGTGGAAGACCATTGCCGTCGATGACATCAGCGCCGGCCTGGTGTCGCCACAGGGTGCCATCGGCTACCGCTGGGGCGAGAAGGGCAAGTGGAACATCGAAGCCCGGGAAGGCGGTGGAGGCCGCGACACCATTCTGCGCCTGAGCCTGCTCGGCGACGGTGAAGCGGCGCAGGTGGCGTTCCCGTATTTCGGCGGCCAGTACCACGAGCACTTCGCCGCTGCCCCCGGTGACGAGATCCAATTGCGCCGGGTACCGGTGCGCAGCCTGACCCTGGCCGACGGCCGCCAGGCCAAGGTGGCCACGGTGTTCGACCTGATGGCCGCCAACCTCGGCATCGACCGTGGCCTGGGCGGTGGCAACGTCGCCAGCAGCTACGATGATGCCAGCGTGCCGGGCACGCCGGCCTGGCAGGAGCAGATCACCGGTGTGTCGCGGGAAAAGGCGATCCAGGTGGCCCGCGAATTTGCCGAGAACGCCGACAAGACCCATGGCCGCAGCATGATCATCGTCGGTGCGGCGATGAACCACTGGTACCACATGGACATGAATTACCGCGGGCTGATCAACATGCTCATGCTCTGCGGTTGCGTTGGCCAGACCGGCGGCGGCTGGGCCCACTACGTCGGCCAGGAAAAACTGCGCCCGCAATGCGGCTGGCTGCCACTGGCCTTCGGCCTGGACTGGAGCCGCCCGCCACGGCAAATGAATGGCACCAGTTTCTTCTATAACCACAGCTCGCAGTGGCGCCACGAGAAAATGAGCATCCACGAGGTGCTTTCGCCGCTGGCCGACAAGTCGCAGTTCCCCGAGCACATGCTCGACTACAACATCCGCGCCGAGCGCGCCGGCTGGTTGCCCAGTGCACCGCAGCTCAACCGCAACCCGCTGCAGGTCACCCGTGATGCCGCCGCTGCCGGCATGCCGGCCAAGGACTATGTACTCAAGTCGTTGCAGGATGGCTCGCTGCGCTTCGCCTGCGAGCAGCCGGACAACCCGGCCAACTTCCCGCGCAACATGTTCATCTGGCGCTCCAACCTGCTGGGCAGCTCGGGCAAGGGCCACGAGTACATGCTCAAGTACCTGCTCGGTACCCGTAATGGCGTGATGAACGAAGACCTCGGCAAGCGTGGCGGCTTCAAGCCCAACGAGGCCGAATGGGTGGAAGAGGGGGCCATCGGTAAGCTCGACCTGGTCACCACCCTGGACTTCCGCATGTCGTCGACCTGCATGTATTCCGACATCGTCCTGCCGACCGCGACCTGGTACGAGAAGGACGACATGAACACCTCGGACATGCACCCGTTCATCCACCCGCTGTCGGCGGCCATCGACCCAGCCTGGGAAGCACGTTCGGACTGGGAGATCTACAAAGGCATCGCCAAGGCCTTCTCGGCCATGAGCGAAGGCCAGCTTGGCGTCGAGCAGGACCTGGTCACCGTGCCGCTGCTGCATGACAGCCCCGGCGAGCTGGCCCAGCCGTTTGGTGGCAGCGACTGGAAGACCGAGGGCGTGGCCCCGGTGCCTGGCCTGAATTGCCCGAACATGACCGTGGTCGAGCGCGACTACCCGGCCACCTACAAGAAGTTCACCTCCCTTGGCCCGCTGCTCGACAAGCTCGGCAACGGTGGCAAGGGCATCAACTGGAACACCGAGCACGAGGTGGAACACCTCGGTGAGCTCAACCACACCGTGCGCGACGAAGGCGTCAGTCAGGGTCGGCCGCAGATCGAATCGGCCATCGATGCCGCCGAGGTGATCCTCAGCCTGGCACCGGAAACCAACGGCCATGTGGCGGTCAAGGCCTGGGCCGCGCTGTCGGAGTTCACCGGCCGCGACCACAGCCACCTGGCGCTGCCCAAGGAGCACGAGGCGATCCGCTTCCGTGATATCCAGGCACAGCCGCGCAAGATCATTTCCAGCCCGACCTGGTCGGGCCTGGAAGACGAGCACGTGAGCTACAACGCCGGCTACACCAACGTCCACGAGCTGATCCCGTGGCGCACCATCACCGGCCGCCAGCAGTTCTACCAGGACCACCCATGGATGCAGGCCTTCGGTGAGCAGCTGCAAAGCTATCGACCGCCGATCAACACCCGCACGGTGGACTACGTCAAAGGCAAGAAGCCCAACGGCAATCCGGAGATCGCCCTGAACTGGATTACCCCGCACCAGAAGTGGGGTATCCACAGCACCTACAGCGACAACCTGATCATGCTCACCCTGAGCCGTGGCGGGCCGATCGTGTGGATGTCCGAGATCGACGCGAAAAAGGTCGGCATCGAGGACAACGACTGGATCGAGTGCTTCAACGCCAACGGCGCGCTCACTGCCCGTGCGGTGGTCAGCCAGCGGGTGAAGGAGGGCATGGTGATGATGTACCACGCCCAGGAACGCATCGTGAACGTGCCGGGTGCCGAAAGCACCAAGACCCGTGGCGGCCACCACAACTCGGTGACCCGCGTGGTGCTCAAGCCTACCCACATGATCGGCGGCTACGCCCAGCAGGCGTACGGCTTCAACTACTACGGCACGGTCGGCTGCAACCGCGACGAATTCGTGGTGGTGCGCAAGATGAGCAAGGTCGACTGGCTCGACGGCACCGACGTCGGCGGCCTGGGCGGCGACGCCCTGCCACAGCCACTGCCCAAGGACATTTGA